The DNA window CCAAACGACAAATCAAGGAGTACCCCATGACAAATCGCGTAATGATCCTCGCCACCGACGGCTTCGAACAATCGGAGCTGATGAAGCCGAAGCAGAACCTCGAAGACGCAGGCATCGAAACCACCGTCGTCAGTCTCGAATCCGGCTCGATCAAGGGTTGGGACCAGAAGGACTGGGGCGAAAGCGTCTCGGTGGACAAGACGGTCGACGAAATCTCGTCGTGCGACGAATACGCCGCGCTCCTGCTGCCCGGCGGTCAGATGAACCCCGATATCCTGCGTATGAACGACCGCGCGGTCGCCATCGTCAAGGAATTCGCCATGGCCAACAAGCCGATCGCCGCGATTTGCCACGCACCGTGGCTCCTCGCAGAAGCCGATCTGGTGAAGGGCAAGACCGTGACTAGCTGGCCCTCGATCCGTACCGACCTGCGAAATGCCGGTGCCAATGTGGTAGATCAGGAAGTTGCCGAAGATGGCAACCTCATCACCTCGCGCAATCCGGACGATATCCCCGCATTTAGCGACGCACTGATTGCTCGCGTAAAACAGATCGTTCCTGAAAACGCCTGATCGATCCTACCGAACGCACAAGACCTCGCCGCGAGCTTGCGGCGGGGTTTTTTGTATCCGAACGGTTCGTTAGTGAGAGCGGAGCGAAGTACATACCGAGCCAGCTCTGCAGGTTGGAGGAACGGCAAGGGTCGCTGCTCGTTCGGACCGCTCTGACAGAGAGCACGTCGGCCAAAGTCAGCATCGGAACGGTCCATTGCGCGAGACTGATTTCGCTCGCGCAGGGATTTTGTCACCGCGTCATTCACCATGGTAGGGCCGTTCCCGATCGTCCGATGCGTCCAATTTGGCGACATAATATGATTAGACCAGATGGCGGCCAGCCACTTACGGGAAATGGGGATTATCGATGTATAGCAAGTATTTGGTTGCCGCTGCGGGCCTTTTGGTCGTGCCACCGAGTGGCGTTGCGGCCCAGCAGGCAGAGCAGGTCGATGAGCGGGAAACAGGCGCCCAGAGCGTGGCCGACGAGACCCCGCCCGAGAGCGTTCCGTTGGCGGACGATGGCTCGGACGATCATGTTTCGGTGTCCTTCGGTGCCAGCGTGGTCAGTCAGTATATCTCGCGCGGCGTCGCCTTTGCAGAGCCCGTCAGCTATCAACCCTACGTCACGGTAAGCGTCGCCTTGCCCGAACTCACCGGCGGCGCGATCACCGATGCCAGCGTCTTCGTCGGCAACTGGAACAGTATGCAAAGCGGCAGCCCCGGGCTCGGTCAGCCCGCCAATGGCTCGTTGCCCGGTTGGTACGAGGCCGACCTCTATGTTGGCGGAGCCATCGAAATAGCGGACAGAGTGGCGGTCAGTGCCACTTATTATCGCTACTTCTCGCCGGCCGGATCCTTCGCTGAATACAACGATTTCGACCTCACGATAAGCTACGATGATAGCGGACTGTGGGGCTCAGCGGCACAGGAACGCGGCTTCTCCATCCAACCGGCGCTCCGCATGGTGCAGGAGGCCGGGCAGCCCAACCGGCCCGACGCGTTGTATGTCCAGCCATCCATCGCGCCGAGCGTTCGCTTCGGCCCGCAGGACGGCGGCGTAACGGTTTCAGTGCCGATGGCGATCGGATTGTCCGACAGCTTTTACTCCGGTGTAAATGGCGACAGGCCGACATTCGGTTTCTTCCGGGTCGGCGCAGGCCTGGCCGCCAATCCGTTTGGCGGTCCGGCCAGCAATATCCGCCTGAACGCGGGGGTCGACTACTGGATGCTCAACGACGATGTCGCAAACGGTCTGGACGATACCGAATGGGTTGCGCGCATCGGTTTTTCGACCGGATTCTGAGCGCCCTTGCCGCGCGCGATCTGGAGAATACCGCATCTTTCAGAAAGGTTCCGTGTCGCTCGATGCAAGGATTGCACCTGAGCCCGCATAATGTTCATGATTGACAAGGAAGGGCCCCGCGGCTTGGCGCCGCGAGGCCTCTTTTTCCACCTAGAAAATCGTCTGGAATTGGAATTTTTACCATATTTTTCAGCGCCTTAATGGTCACCGTGCCAAATTTCTCATTTCAAGCCCTTTTTCTCAGAATCGCTCTTCTTACCTGTGCCCTCCCGCCGGAACATGGCACTCGCCGAGCGGCTCGCAGAACTTGTCGGAAGCCCAACTTCCGGTTCAGCTTTGCGACAGCCCGCTGGGTGTCTCGACCGGTTGACCGCACGTCCCCCCGTGCGGCCGAAAAAAGAAAACGGAGCTACAAATGAAGACCTATATTTCCCTCGCCGCCGTGGCCGCCGCCCTCGTGGCCACTCCTTCGCTCGCACAGGACGCGACCGAGACTTTCACCGGTCCCTATGTCGCCGCGACCGTCGGCATCGACAGCCTCGGCGCCGATGACGGCACCGATCGCACCAGCGAGGAAGGCGTCGTATATGGCGGCGTCATCGGTTACGACTACGCCCTCAGCGGCGCCGTGCTGGGTGCCGAAGCCGAACTTACCGGCAGCAGCGTGGATGTCGGCGATACCGACGTCATCGCGGCGGGTGACGAACTGACGCTCGGCGCCGGTCGTGACATCTATGTCGGCGCGCGCGCTGGCGTGCTGGTCGGTGGCAATGGCCTCCTTTACGTCAAGGGCGGTTACACCAATCAGAAGCTCAACCTCGATTACACCGCTGGCGCGACCAGCTTCAGCGAAAGCAGCGATCTCGATGGCTATCGCCTCGGTGCCGGTGGCGAATTCCGCCTCAGCAACAACCTGACCGCAAGGGTCGAATACCGTTACTCGAACTACGGTGACTTCGAAGTCGCCGGCACGTCGACGGGCGTCGATCTGGACCGCCACCAGGGCGTTGCGACGATTGCCTATCGCTTCTGATCAGCGATCGGATCGATTGAAATACCCGGCCCGGCGGAGCGATCCGCCGGGCCTTTTTTGTGCACGGCTTGCGCATCCTGCGAAAAATGTCAAAATATGTCCAAATTATGGCAGGCATTGACCTGTTAAGGGTAATGGCGGTCGCAAACCGAGGAGAAGGCGATGATCAAGCGTTGGACGGTTTTCATGGGGGCATTGCTGCTCGCCGCCTGTTCTCAATCCGAAAGCGAAGCGAGCACGGAGGCCGTTGAATCGGTCGATGTCGCCGAAGCCGGGATGGCGGATGCTGCGGACGCAACGGAAGCGGATGGTGAAAGCGGAAGTCAACTCCCGGCCAGCCAACCGCAGATTGCCTACACCTACAGCTACGCCTTCCGCGTGCCCGCCGATAGCATTGCAAGCGTTCAAGAACGCCACGCCGATATGTGCCTCAAGCTGGGCACCAACACCTGCCGTATCGTGTCGATGGATCGCGATGGCGCCGAAGGCGACTATGCCAGCGGCACGCTCCAGATCGCTGTTTCCGCCGATCGCGCCCGCGCCTTCGGGCAAAGTCTTGCCGAAGCAATCGAGGGTGAAGGCGGCGAACAGGTCGGCGCGTCGATCAGCGGCGAGGACCTGTCCAAGCAAATCGTCGACACCGAAGCGCGACTGCGCGCCCGGCGCGTGCTGCGCGACCGGTTGATGGAAGTGCTCGAAACGCGCCGCGGCTCGGTCGCGGAATTGGTCGAAGCCGAACGCAGCGTGGCGCAGGTCAATGAAGAGATCGACCAGGCCCAGAGCTGGCTGGCCGAGATGCGCCAGCGGGTTGCGTTGAGCGTGATGACGATCGACTATCGCTCCGGCACCCCGACAGAAGGCGGGTTCGCCGATCCGATACGCAATGCGATCGGGGGTTTCGGGACCATCATCGGCGTAATGATCGGCATCCTTATCACCGTGTTCGCGGTGGCGATCCCACTTATCATTGTCGGCGGCATAGGCTGGGCCGGGTGGCGCTTTTACAAGCGTCACTGGCGGCATGAGGATGACGTCGTGGTGCGGGATACCCCCGAGACCGAACGTCAGACCGCGCGCATATCCTGACTTTCGTCGGGGATTACGACTTCCAGCCCATCGAGCGCTTCGCTCAGCAGTATCTGGCAGGCCAGGCGCGAGGTAGGGCCGACGCAGGCTGCGAGATCGAGCAGGTCTTCCTCCTCCTCTCTCGCTTCGGCCAATCGCGCGAACCAGTCTCGGGAGATATGGACGTGGCAAGTCGAACAGGCCATTTGCCCTTCGCAAGT is part of the Alteriqipengyuania halimionae genome and encodes:
- a CDS encoding type 1 glutamine amidotransferase domain-containing protein, translating into MTNRVMILATDGFEQSELMKPKQNLEDAGIETTVVSLESGSIKGWDQKDWGESVSVDKTVDEISSCDEYAALLLPGGQMNPDILRMNDRAVAIVKEFAMANKPIAAICHAPWLLAEADLVKGKTVTSWPSIRTDLRNAGANVVDQEVAEDGNLITSRNPDDIPAFSDALIARVKQIVPENA
- a CDS encoding outer membrane protein — protein: MKTYISLAAVAAALVATPSLAQDATETFTGPYVAATVGIDSLGADDGTDRTSEEGVVYGGVIGYDYALSGAVLGAEAELTGSSVDVGDTDVIAAGDELTLGAGRDIYVGARAGVLVGGNGLLYVKGGYTNQKLNLDYTAGATSFSESSDLDGYRLGAGGEFRLSNNLTARVEYRYSNYGDFEVAGTSTGVDLDRHQGVATIAYRF
- a CDS encoding DUF4349 domain-containing protein, with the protein product MIKRWTVFMGALLLAACSQSESEASTEAVESVDVAEAGMADAADATEADGESGSQLPASQPQIAYTYSYAFRVPADSIASVQERHADMCLKLGTNTCRIVSMDRDGAEGDYASGTLQIAVSADRARAFGQSLAEAIEGEGGEQVGASISGEDLSKQIVDTEARLRARRVLRDRLMEVLETRRGSVAELVEAERSVAQVNEEIDQAQSWLAEMRQRVALSVMTIDYRSGTPTEGGFADPIRNAIGGFGTIIGVMIGILITVFAVAIPLIIVGGIGWAGWRFYKRHWRHEDDVVVRDTPETERQTARIS
- a CDS encoding 2Fe-2S iron-sulfur cluster-binding protein; protein product: MVRLRFRQGDTITEYDGEVGLTLLDAAQAAGMPLEGTCEGQMACSTCHVHISRDWFARLAEAREEEEDLLDLAACVGPTSRLACQILLSEALDGLEVVIPDESQDMRAV